A genomic window from Armatimonadota bacterium includes:
- the ndhC gene encoding NADH-quinone oxidoreductase subunit A — protein MLQLGYGYVLVFLGVGVIFLAIALTAARLLRPRRPYPEKLETYECGPPVFMPAWRQFNVRYYLFALLFVLFDVEMAFLYPWAVAFRGAGLGVIAVVDMLIFVALLAVGLVYAWRTGALEWE, from the coding sequence ATGCTTCAACTCGGCTACGGCTACGTGCTGGTATTCTTGGGCGTGGGTGTGATTTTCCTCGCCATCGCGCTGACGGCGGCGCGCCTCCTGCGCCCCCGCCGTCCCTACCCCGAGAAGCTGGAGACCTACGAGTGCGGCCCGCCGGTGTTCATGCCGGCGTGGCGGCAGTTCAACGTGCGTTACTACCTGTTCGCCCTGCTGTTCGTGCTGTTCGATGTGGAAATGGCCTTCCTCTACCCGTGGGCGGTAGCCTTTCGCGGTGCGGGGCTGGGGGTGATCGCGGTAGTTGACATGCTGATCTTCGTCGCCCTCCTGGCGGTGGGGCTGGTCTATGCCTGGCGCACGGGGGCGCTCGAATGGGAGTAG